In Notamacropus eugenii isolate mMacEug1 chromosome 1, mMacEug1.pri_v2, whole genome shotgun sequence, one genomic interval encodes:
- the RPS21 gene encoding small ribosomal subunit protein eS21 — protein MQNDAGEFVDLYVPRKCSASNRIIGAKDHASIQMNVAEVDKVTGRFNGQFKTYAICGAIRRMGESDDSILRLAKNDGIVSKNF, from the exons ATGCAGAACGACGCCGGCGAGTTCGTGGATCTGTACGTGCCGCGGAAATG CTCTGCGAGCAACAGGATCATCGGGGCCAAGGACCACGCGTCCATCCAGATGAACGTGGCCGAG GTTGACAAGGTTACAGGCAGATTCAATGGCCAGTTTAAAACTTATGCAATTTGTGGAGCAATTCGTAGAATG GGGGAATCTGATGATTCTATTCTCCGGCTGGCAAAAAATGATGGTATTGTTTCAAA GAACTTCTAA